A single region of the Oceaniferula marina genome encodes:
- a CDS encoding metallophosphoesterase: protein MPTRRQFLQTSIGASAALTLPSVAGLPGTEKEATFILVADTHYSSVDENHPASLAMVKAINRIADGSFRWPIQINGQRSGFSCAGTIIQSPRGIIHLGDITDFGGGTELNGGKGFLGLKHYLGFRPFWEHDGEGVGKSKLKVAYPVHCGLGNHDLDHSQRNRERMWAYIRQRHAGENPPIPVSSFDDDSLSYALHWGPLRILQLHRFATDRIYGRKPALPWLKRQLAQAKQSGQHVLLCQHYGFDPFGIQSRWWTEKDRTQLLDALAPYTNIIGLCHGHSHATGHYFRKKLRVIRCNNMGWELDRGNKDGYGSFALVRATDTHFDLVHVQCINASGDFRFSPKHAVAIRTNRTADNNS from the coding sequence ATGCCGACCCGCCGCCAATTTTTACAAACCTCCATTGGAGCCAGCGCTGCGCTCACACTCCCTTCCGTAGCCGGGCTACCCGGGACAGAAAAAGAAGCCACCTTCATTCTAGTAGCAGACACCCACTATTCATCGGTTGACGAAAACCATCCGGCAAGCCTCGCCATGGTCAAAGCCATCAACCGCATTGCCGACGGCAGCTTCCGGTGGCCCATTCAAATCAATGGGCAACGATCCGGTTTTTCCTGTGCCGGAACCATCATCCAATCCCCACGTGGCATCATCCACCTCGGAGACATCACAGACTTCGGAGGAGGAACCGAGCTCAATGGAGGTAAAGGTTTTCTCGGGCTAAAACACTACCTGGGGTTCCGGCCCTTCTGGGAACATGACGGAGAAGGCGTAGGCAAATCCAAACTCAAAGTCGCCTACCCTGTCCACTGCGGTCTGGGCAACCACGACCTCGATCACAGCCAACGCAACCGCGAACGCATGTGGGCATACATCCGTCAACGCCATGCAGGCGAGAATCCCCCCATCCCCGTTAGCAGCTTCGATGATGACTCTCTGAGTTATGCCCTGCACTGGGGGCCGCTGCGTATCCTCCAACTGCATCGGTTCGCCACCGACCGTATCTATGGCCGCAAACCCGCACTCCCATGGCTCAAACGCCAACTCGCCCAAGCGAAACAATCCGGCCAGCACGTGCTACTGTGCCAACACTATGGTTTCGACCCCTTTGGTATCCAGTCGCGCTGGTGGACGGAAAAAGATCGAACCCAGCTGCTCGATGCCCTGGCACCTTATACTAACATCATCGGGCTCTGCCACGGCCACAGCCATGCCACCGGGCACTATTTCCGAAAAAAACTACGCGTCATCCGCTGCAACAACATGGGGTGGGAGTTAGATCGAGGCAACAAAGACGGTTACGGATCCTTCGCCCTCGTTCGAGCCACTGATACGCACTTCGACCTCGTTCACGTCCAGTGCATCAACGCCTCGGGTGATTTCAGGTTCAGTCCGAAACACGCAGTCGCCATCCGCACAAACCGAACCGCAGATAACAACTCATAA
- the recF gene encoding DNA replication/repair protein RecF (All proteins in this family for which functions are known are DNA-binding proteins that assist the filamentation of RecA onto DNA for the initiation of recombination or recombinational repair.), whose translation MWVAKPQAIAYKACRQVVNLSYDAMIANLRLMNFRCFDAMSVDFPASGAVIVGANAQGKTSILEAVCVLVRLHSPRSLRMGKMIQIDSPGFGIAGECWQSDRQVRFSARQGVEMKVDDEVVGKQGDYLAGGGLVVWMGNDDLDLVRGSGRVRRRYLDFLGCQLDPVYRDHFNRYQRVLKARNLLLKDRVLREPEIAAYTDLLIRHGSFLTKARRELVGLLLPEVVHSQLEVSGNDERVGLEYVAGAGDDMVKSLEMTHERERRLGQTVAGPHRDEVRLTVNGMAAADFASEGQQRTLALSLKLAQGALLEKQAGRMPVYLLDDIFGELDADRRNALMQALPDGAQKLITTTNIDWMQDELDVIEVSSLK comes from the coding sequence ATGTGGGTTGCCAAGCCGCAGGCGATCGCTTACAAAGCTTGCCGACAGGTTGTAAACCTGTCCTACGATGCGATGATTGCCAACCTGCGACTGATGAATTTCCGGTGTTTCGACGCCATGTCGGTAGACTTTCCGGCCTCGGGTGCGGTGATCGTTGGCGCCAATGCCCAGGGGAAAACCTCCATTTTGGAGGCCGTGTGCGTATTGGTTCGCCTGCATTCTCCCCGCAGCCTGCGCATGGGGAAAATGATCCAGATCGATTCGCCTGGTTTTGGTATTGCCGGTGAATGTTGGCAATCTGATCGACAAGTTCGTTTTTCCGCACGGCAGGGGGTCGAAATGAAGGTGGACGATGAGGTGGTTGGCAAGCAGGGAGACTATCTTGCCGGTGGCGGCCTGGTGGTGTGGATGGGGAACGACGACCTTGATCTGGTCCGAGGCAGTGGGCGGGTTCGGCGGCGTTATCTCGATTTCCTTGGTTGCCAGTTGGACCCTGTTTATCGCGATCATTTTAATCGATACCAGCGGGTTTTGAAGGCCCGCAACCTCTTACTCAAGGACCGGGTGCTGCGGGAGCCTGAGATCGCGGCTTACACGGACTTGCTCATCCGGCACGGGAGTTTTCTCACAAAGGCCAGACGAGAGCTGGTGGGATTGCTTTTACCCGAAGTGGTTCATTCCCAGTTAGAGGTGAGTGGGAATGATGAACGGGTTGGGCTCGAGTATGTTGCCGGAGCGGGTGACGATATGGTCAAAAGCCTTGAAATGACTCATGAGCGCGAACGTCGCCTCGGGCAAACGGTTGCCGGTCCCCACCGGGACGAGGTTCGGCTGACTGTCAATGGAATGGCCGCAGCTGATTTTGCCAGTGAAGGGCAGCAGCGGACTCTGGCTTTGTCCCTGAAGCTTGCCCAAGGTGCGCTACTGGAAAAACAAGCGGGTCGAATGCCTGTCTATCTGCTCGATGATATCTTTGGTGAACTGGATGCCGACCGGAGAAATGCATTGATGCAGGCACTCCCAGACGGGGCTCAAAAATTGATCACGACCACGAACATCGATTGGATGCAGGATGAGTTAGATGTGATTGAAGTCAGCAGCCTTAAGTGA
- a CDS encoding SDR family oxidoreductase codes for MKFLITGANGYIGIRLLTALSETEHEVVAVVRNKDRLPPELCRLFQDRLSIVEFDFLNEPERQVDCPDDIDVAYYLIHSMGSGEGFHRREKQCAQHFVEWVKTSRCKQIVYLSGLTPADEHGSQLSTHLASRQQVHASLQTAKAPVTTLRASIIVGSGSASFEIIRDLVEKLPFMITPKWAKTRCQPISIRNVIDYLLAVPQIPECLGKAYDIGGPDIMTYRDMLMRYARARKLTRFIIPVPFFSPRLSSYWLSLVTATHYQVAKALVGSLHMETICKENKIRDLIPLDLIPYPEAIQRALSIIAQNRVPSTWYGALSSGQLSHHQITNIQVPEFGVLTDKKSTPLTTENDQVVDAVWALGGGNGWPSMLWAWRLRGWMDKLVGGIGMRRGRRSQNELKPGDALDFWRVIVADKENGRLTLYAEMKLPGEAWLEFQIEHGALYQTATFRPKGLFGRLYWYSTLPFHMVLFPRMVSSLANGWPERPNHTPSP; via the coding sequence ATGAAATTTCTAATCACAGGGGCAAATGGCTACATTGGCATCCGTCTGCTCACGGCTTTGAGCGAAACAGAGCATGAGGTGGTTGCGGTCGTTCGCAACAAAGACCGCCTACCGCCCGAGCTTTGCCGACTGTTCCAAGATCGACTCAGCATCGTCGAATTTGACTTTCTCAATGAACCGGAGCGGCAAGTTGACTGCCCGGACGATATCGACGTCGCCTACTATCTGATTCACTCAATGGGCTCTGGGGAAGGATTCCACCGCAGAGAAAAACAATGCGCCCAACACTTTGTCGAATGGGTCAAAACCAGCCGGTGTAAACAGATTGTTTATCTCTCAGGATTGACTCCGGCTGACGAGCATGGCAGCCAGCTTTCCACCCATCTGGCTTCCCGCCAGCAAGTTCACGCAAGCCTGCAAACGGCCAAAGCCCCGGTAACGACGCTACGGGCATCGATCATCGTTGGTTCAGGCTCTGCCTCCTTTGAAATCATTCGGGACCTGGTGGAAAAGCTACCCTTTATGATCACACCCAAGTGGGCCAAAACACGCTGCCAGCCAATCTCCATTCGCAACGTCATCGACTACCTGCTGGCCGTCCCCCAAATCCCGGAATGCCTCGGCAAGGCCTATGACATCGGAGGCCCCGACATCATGACCTACCGCGACATGCTGATGAGATATGCCCGGGCACGCAAACTCACCCGCTTTATCATTCCCGTTCCTTTCTTCAGCCCCCGCTTGTCATCGTACTGGCTCAGCCTGGTCACCGCCACTCACTATCAGGTCGCCAAGGCCCTGGTCGGCAGTCTGCACATGGAAACGATCTGCAAGGAAAACAAGATCCGCGACCTCATCCCTCTGGACCTGATTCCCTACCCGGAAGCCATCCAGCGAGCACTCTCGATCATCGCCCAGAACCGGGTCCCCTCGACCTGGTATGGTGCGCTGTCATCCGGCCAACTCAGCCATCACCAGATCACGAACATCCAGGTTCCCGAGTTCGGCGTTCTGACAGATAAAAAATCAACTCCCCTGACGACAGAAAACGATCAGGTGGTGGACGCCGTCTGGGCACTGGGCGGAGGCAACGGCTGGCCGAGCATGCTCTGGGCATGGCGGCTTAGAGGCTGGATGGACAAACTCGTGGGTGGAATAGGGATGCGGCGCGGCCGCCGCAGCCAGAATGAACTCAAACCAGGAGACGCCCTGGATTTCTGGCGGGTCATCGTCGCGGATAAAGAAAACGGACGCCTCACTCTGTATGCGGAGATGAAACTCCCGGGGGAAGCCTGGCTGGAATTTCAGATCGAACATGGCGCTCTGTACCAGACTGCCACCTTCCGCCCGAAGGGGCTTTTCGGAAGACTCTACTGGTATTCCACCCTCCCGTTTCATATGGTGTTGTTCCCCAGAATGGTGAGCTCCCTGGCAAACGGCTGGCCGGAACGTCCGAACCACACGCCATCCCCGTAA
- a CDS encoding sulfite exporter TauE/SafE family protein yields the protein MPDETTLWILTAIAACCIGIAKAGFSGVSLISVFLLADIFGAKESLGVALPMLIIADLLVFPAFRKYASWKSVWKLTWPVLIGMALAVLVIREVDNTTMRKIIGGIILGMVALQLMSKLKPELLEKLAHTRGFGLIAGTAGGIATVLANAAGPIMQLYMLSRRMEKMELIGVGARLFLAINLLKLPLNAGLELITMDTLLLNLAMIPAIALGVFGGKKLITIIPQRLFEITVIVFAFIAGIRLWFYSPI from the coding sequence ATGCCTGACGAGACCACTCTATGGATCCTGACCGCCATCGCAGCCTGCTGCATCGGTATCGCCAAAGCGGGGTTCTCAGGAGTCTCCCTCATTTCCGTCTTTCTTCTGGCCGACATCTTCGGGGCCAAGGAGTCCTTGGGCGTCGCCCTGCCCATGTTAATCATCGCCGACCTGCTCGTCTTTCCGGCATTTCGCAAATACGCCTCCTGGAAATCCGTCTGGAAGCTCACCTGGCCGGTTCTCATCGGTATGGCACTCGCCGTTCTGGTCATCAGGGAGGTGGACAACACCACGATGCGCAAAATCATCGGAGGCATCATCCTCGGCATGGTGGCCCTGCAGTTGATGAGCAAACTCAAACCCGAACTCTTGGAAAAACTTGCCCACACCCGGGGCTTTGGCCTTATCGCAGGAACCGCCGGAGGCATCGCAACGGTCCTCGCCAATGCCGCAGGCCCGATCATGCAACTCTACATGCTCTCGCGCCGAATGGAAAAAATGGAACTGATCGGTGTCGGGGCCCGGCTCTTCCTAGCCATCAATCTACTCAAACTACCACTCAATGCCGGACTCGAATTGATCACGATGGACACCCTGCTCCTGAATCTCGCGATGATTCCAGCCATCGCGCTCGGGGTGTTCGGAGGAAAAAAACTCATCACCATCATCCCTCAGCGGCTGTTCGAAATCACGGTCATCGTGTTTGCCTTCATTGCGGGAATCCGGCTTTGGTTTTATTCACCCATCTAA
- the gpmI gene encoding 2,3-bisphosphoglycerate-independent phosphoglycerate mutase, translated as MSDQTDKKPVVLIIRDGWGVNPGGQETAEQDGNAVLLADTPYHEMLWSTYPKGFVSASGMDVGLPDGQMGNSEVGHLNLGAGRVVYQDLTRINKSIQDGDILENEVLKEAFSKAQDGKAVHFMGLISDGGVHSHQEHLIALCDMAKQNGCEKIYVHAITDGRDTSPTGGEGYLSYVEDAIAKSGARIATVIGRYYAMDRDKRWDRNQIAWDAIVEGKGEKKDILTSEAVAEMYKDDKTDEFLLPMTFCDHDQRRVNDGDVVIWFNFRADRARQLSDAFLKPDFDGFDTHGAPKVHYVTLTEYDETYGVPVAYGPEDLKNVLGEVVAEAGKNQMRIAETEKYPHVTYFFNGGKEKPNEGEDRTIVPSPKVATYDLQPEMSAPEVMDTLVPKLKDYDMVILNFANPDMVGHTGIVEAAVKACETIDEGVKRVSEETLRLGGKLLITADHGNCEKMINADGSPHTAHTTNLVHAIYVAADHEDYTVNDGILADVAPTLLDMMGLEPSAEMTGKSLLAKK; from the coding sequence ATGTCAGATCAAACCGATAAAAAACCTGTCGTTCTTATCATCCGTGACGGCTGGGGTGTGAACCCCGGAGGTCAGGAAACAGCCGAACAAGATGGAAATGCCGTGTTGCTCGCCGATACTCCCTATCATGAGATGCTCTGGTCCACCTACCCCAAGGGCTTTGTCAGCGCTTCGGGAATGGATGTTGGCTTGCCCGATGGTCAGATGGGTAACTCGGAAGTCGGACACCTGAATCTGGGTGCTGGACGGGTCGTGTATCAAGACCTTACCCGGATCAACAAATCCATCCAAGACGGCGACATTCTGGAGAATGAGGTGCTCAAGGAAGCCTTCAGTAAGGCCCAAGACGGAAAGGCCGTGCATTTTATGGGCCTGATTTCAGATGGTGGAGTTCACAGCCACCAAGAGCATCTCATTGCGCTCTGCGATATGGCCAAACAAAATGGCTGCGAAAAAATTTACGTGCATGCGATCACCGATGGACGTGACACGTCTCCGACCGGCGGTGAGGGCTACCTCAGCTATGTCGAGGATGCCATTGCCAAGTCCGGTGCCCGGATTGCAACCGTGATTGGGCGTTACTATGCGATGGACCGCGATAAGCGTTGGGATCGTAACCAGATTGCCTGGGATGCGATTGTTGAAGGCAAGGGGGAAAAGAAAGATATTCTTACCAGTGAGGCGGTAGCCGAGATGTACAAAGACGACAAAACGGATGAGTTTTTGCTGCCGATGACATTCTGTGATCACGACCAGCGCCGCGTGAACGACGGTGATGTCGTGATCTGGTTCAACTTCCGCGCCGACCGTGCCCGCCAGCTTTCCGATGCTTTCCTCAAGCCCGACTTCGATGGCTTTGACACCCATGGGGCACCCAAGGTTCACTATGTAACGCTGACCGAGTATGACGAGACATACGGTGTGCCTGTGGCATACGGTCCCGAGGATTTGAAAAACGTTCTGGGTGAAGTGGTTGCCGAGGCTGGTAAAAATCAGATGCGGATTGCAGAGACGGAGAAATACCCACACGTTACCTATTTCTTTAATGGTGGCAAAGAGAAGCCAAACGAAGGGGAAGACCGCACGATCGTTCCATCTCCCAAGGTCGCGACTTACGACCTTCAGCCCGAGATGAGTGCTCCTGAAGTCATGGACACCCTGGTTCCCAAGCTTAAGGATTACGATATGGTGATTCTGAACTTTGCCAACCCCGACATGGTCGGTCACACCGGGATTGTCGAAGCCGCCGTTAAGGCTTGTGAAACCATTGACGAGGGGGTCAAACGGGTGTCGGAAGAAACCCTGCGCCTTGGTGGTAAGCTTCTGATCACTGCGGATCACGGCAACTGCGAAAAAATGATCAATGCCGACGGATCTCCGCATACCGCTCACACCACCAACTTGGTTCACGCCATCTATGTGGCTGCCGACCACGAGGATTATACCGTGAACGATGGTATCCTTGCCGATGTTGCTCCGACCCTGCTCGACATGATGGGGCTTGAGCCATCCGCTGAGATGACCGGTAAGTCACTTCTTGCAAAGAAGTAA
- a CDS encoding ABC transporter ATP-binding protein, with amino-acid sequence MPLLDVSRLTTRFHTRNGTVHAVEDVSFSVEAGQTIGIVGESGSGKSVTCYSLIGLIPRPPGKIHSGRAIFDGSDLLQASEKQLRSIRGKRISMIFQDPMTSLNPYLKISSQLTEPLEIHEGIKGKAALHKAIDALAEVGIPEPETRIHAYPHEFSGGMRQRVMIAMALITRPELLICDEPTTALDVTVQKQVLDLIQERQRTLGTAVILITHDLAVVHQCCDQVNVMYAGRIVERAATQTLFSNPLHAYTRALMKSIPSTHAKGEALYTIPGTPPDLAHPPAGCAFRERNTLGEAKHCLTETPPELQEIHPGHFAQNCPGCLGRHVDQEQ; translated from the coding sequence ATGCCTCTGCTCGATGTTTCCAGGCTCACCACACGCTTCCATACCCGCAATGGGACCGTACACGCAGTGGAAGACGTTTCGTTTTCCGTCGAAGCCGGGCAAACCATCGGCATCGTAGGTGAGTCGGGATCAGGAAAATCCGTAACCTGCTACTCGCTGATCGGGTTGATCCCACGACCTCCGGGGAAAATCCATAGCGGCAGAGCGATCTTCGACGGCAGCGACCTCCTGCAAGCCAGTGAAAAACAACTACGCAGCATCCGGGGCAAACGCATCTCGATGATCTTCCAAGATCCGATGACTTCGCTCAACCCCTACCTGAAAATTTCATCCCAACTCACCGAGCCACTGGAAATCCACGAAGGCATCAAAGGGAAAGCGGCACTCCACAAAGCCATCGATGCCCTGGCCGAGGTCGGCATCCCCGAACCGGAAACCCGCATCCACGCCTACCCCCACGAATTCTCCGGAGGTATGCGTCAACGCGTGATGATTGCCATGGCGCTGATCACCCGCCCCGAACTCCTGATCTGTGACGAGCCGACCACCGCGCTCGATGTCACCGTCCAAAAACAGGTCCTCGACCTGATTCAGGAGCGACAACGCACGCTAGGCACGGCGGTCATCCTCATCACCCACGACCTCGCCGTCGTCCACCAATGCTGTGACCAGGTGAATGTGATGTATGCCGGACGCATCGTTGAACGAGCGGCCACCCAAACGCTTTTCTCCAATCCTCTTCACGCCTACACCCGGGCGCTGATGAAAAGTATCCCCTCGACCCACGCCAAGGGAGAAGCCCTGTATACCATCCCGGGCACACCTCCCGACTTGGCTCACCCGCCCGCAGGCTGCGCCTTCAGAGAGCGCAACACCCTGGGAGAAGCAAAACACTGCCTCACCGAAACCCCGCCAGAGCTGCAGGAAATCCACCCCGGCCACTTCGCCCAAAATTGCCCTGGCTGCCTAGGGCGTCATGTCGATCAAGAGCAATGA
- a CDS encoding CDP-alcohol phosphatidyltransferase family protein, producing the protein MTFASLITLTRIALVPVFAVFAVLYSQSVQTGAPEETLRWLAIITFIVAAASDGLDGFIARHFNQCSEFGAFIDPIADKLLMLTGIITLSFAPWGENQWQIAPWFATLVIARDIIILGGIVILYYLKRRVPIRPSWIGKTCTVTQMTLLAWVMLKIELLPLLYPTILAAIFTLWSGIFYVQHGFQINANARKAI; encoded by the coding sequence ATGACCTTCGCTTCTTTGATCACCCTGACACGCATCGCCCTCGTTCCGGTCTTTGCGGTCTTTGCGGTGCTCTACAGCCAGAGTGTCCAGACTGGGGCTCCGGAAGAAACCCTACGCTGGCTGGCGATCATCACATTTATCGTCGCTGCGGCAAGCGACGGCTTGGATGGCTTTATCGCCCGCCATTTCAACCAATGCTCGGAATTCGGAGCGTTCATCGACCCCATTGCCGACAAACTACTCATGCTGACCGGCATCATCACTCTCTCTTTTGCTCCCTGGGGCGAAAACCAATGGCAAATCGCCCCTTGGTTTGCGACCCTCGTCATTGCCCGCGACATCATTATCCTTGGCGGAATCGTCATTCTCTACTATCTCAAGCGGCGGGTGCCCATCCGACCAAGCTGGATCGGCAAAACCTGCACCGTCACCCAGATGACCCTGCTCGCCTGGGTCATGCTCAAAATCGAACTTCTCCCACTTCTTTACCCAACTATTCTGGCTGCAATTTTCACCCTCTGGTCCGGCATTTTCTACGTCCAACACGGTTTCCAAATTAACGCCAACGCCCGCAAGGCCATCTGA
- the der gene encoding ribosome biogenesis GTPase Der, whose translation MPTVAIVGRPNVGKSALFNRLAGRRIAIVHDQPGVTRDRISAPCAITQSPCTLIDTGGIGAPLDDGFGEAVTTEADIAMDTADLILFIVDAKDGITAVDQSLAQRLRKSKTKVELVINKADNAEKDLLSGDFATLGYGAGIPVSAELGKNLGKLADAIDATIAPLLADQEEAEEVVQREGLKIAIVGKPNAGKSSIINAILKDERTIVSDIAGTTRDSVDVPYEFLGERHTLIDTAGIRRRTKMDSSVEVFSAHRAERSIRRADICLLVVDLGAGVSAQDRKIARLIQDEKKPCLIVLNKFDLFHPGAARSVRIEEATEHVRKELFFLNYAPFVAVSALKTQAIGLIFQKLTEIRKLAQDPITTGKLNRFLQEAFAKKPPQAKRGSKRLKLLYATTAVNDRYTAIPVPTYILFVNDKRLLQENYEQYLNNRLRESHPTPGIPIIFSTRSRNAKDKAKDDRRRK comes from the coding sequence ATGCCCACTGTAGCCATCGTCGGCCGACCCAATGTCGGCAAATCCGCCCTATTCAATCGTCTTGCAGGACGCCGAATCGCCATCGTGCACGACCAACCCGGTGTGACCCGCGACCGCATTTCCGCGCCCTGCGCCATCACCCAATCCCCCTGCACCCTGATTGATACCGGCGGGATCGGAGCGCCTCTGGATGACGGCTTCGGCGAAGCGGTCACCACGGAAGCCGATATCGCCATGGACACGGCGGATCTGATTCTATTCATCGTCGATGCCAAAGACGGGATCACCGCCGTGGACCAATCACTGGCCCAACGCCTCCGCAAATCAAAAACCAAGGTCGAACTGGTCATCAATAAAGCCGACAATGCGGAAAAAGACCTGCTCTCCGGCGACTTCGCAACCCTCGGCTACGGGGCCGGCATCCCAGTCTCCGCCGAACTCGGAAAAAACCTTGGCAAGCTGGCCGACGCCATCGACGCCACCATCGCCCCCTTGCTTGCTGATCAGGAAGAGGCCGAAGAAGTAGTGCAACGCGAAGGACTCAAAATTGCCATTGTCGGCAAACCCAATGCAGGAAAATCCTCGATCATTAATGCGATCCTCAAGGATGAGCGCACCATTGTCTCAGACATCGCCGGCACCACCCGCGACTCCGTCGACGTCCCCTACGAGTTTCTTGGGGAACGCCACACACTGATCGATACCGCCGGTATTCGCCGCCGCACCAAAATGGACTCATCCGTTGAAGTCTTTTCAGCGCACCGCGCCGAACGCTCGATCCGCCGGGCTGACATCTGCCTTTTGGTCGTTGACCTCGGAGCCGGAGTATCCGCTCAGGACCGCAAAATTGCCCGACTCATCCAGGATGAAAAAAAACCATGCCTGATCGTGTTGAATAAATTCGATCTCTTCCATCCGGGGGCGGCCCGCAGTGTGAGGATCGAAGAAGCAACGGAACACGTCCGCAAAGAGCTCTTCTTCCTCAACTACGCGCCCTTTGTTGCCGTTTCGGCGCTCAAAACCCAGGCAATAGGACTGATTTTCCAAAAACTGACCGAGATCCGCAAACTCGCCCAGGACCCGATCACAACCGGTAAACTCAACCGGTTCCTGCAGGAGGCATTTGCAAAAAAACCACCTCAAGCAAAACGTGGTAGTAAGCGACTCAAACTTCTCTACGCCACCACCGCCGTCAACGACCGCTATACGGCCATCCCGGTGCCCACCTACATCCTCTTCGTGAACGACAAACGCCTGTTGCAGGAAAACTACGAGCAATATTTGAACAACCGCCTGCGTGAATCTCATCCGACCCCCGGCATCCCGATTATTTTCTCTACCCGCTCGCGTAATGCCAAGGACAAGGCCAAAGATGACAGACGCAGAAAATAA